In Candidatus Desulfofervidus auxilii, one genomic interval encodes:
- the trkA gene encoding Trk system potassium transporter TrkA: protein MNIIIVGAGEVGFHIAHKLSRENDIVIVEKKPEKIKYISEHLDVGAVLGSGSNPAVLEEAGIKSADMLIAVTDSDETNILACLVANFISPHISKASRIRNPEFIRYENLLGRSFLNIDLIINPELEAVKSILKLLEVPGASDVVDFAGELVRIIGIKVDWEQLVGIKLKDLEKKVSHKLLIVAIVRNGQLIIPTGEDKILLNDLIYVISKGEKTCHILEAFGKETKPITKVLIVGGGIVGVTLAFELEKRGIQTKIIEKNPEHCAYLVEKLEKTTVLEGNGTDLTLLREENIQELDYVITVTGEEEQNVMISLLAKALGAKRTLTRINKTSYLPIISAIGLDNIVSPALSAVSALLKHMFQKKVLSVMPLGEDLQAIEVMTTTVSNIIEKPLKKLKFPKGTIVGAIVRNKNVIIPSGETVILPEDRVVIFSTTEAIPKVEKFWR from the coding sequence ATGAATATTATTATTGTAGGAGCTGGAGAAGTAGGTTTTCATATTGCTCATAAGTTATCCAGAGAAAATGACATAGTTATAGTGGAAAAAAAACCGGAAAAAATTAAATATATTTCTGAACATCTGGATGTAGGCGCTGTTCTAGGTTCGGGAAGCAATCCTGCTGTCTTGGAAGAAGCTGGGATAAAATCAGCAGACATGTTAATCGCGGTAACCGACAGTGATGAGACTAATATATTAGCCTGTCTGGTAGCCAATTTTATATCTCCTCATATTTCCAAGGCATCGAGGATAAGAAATCCAGAATTTATCAGATACGAAAACCTTTTGGGCCGAAGTTTTTTGAATATAGACTTAATTATTAATCCCGAATTAGAAGCAGTTAAATCCATCTTAAAACTCCTAGAGGTGCCTGGGGCTTCAGATGTTGTGGATTTTGCAGGAGAATTAGTCAGAATTATAGGTATTAAAGTAGACTGGGAGCAACTGGTGGGAATAAAATTGAAAGACTTAGAGAAGAAAGTCTCCCACAAGTTACTTATTGTAGCTATAGTGCGTAATGGTCAATTGATTATTCCTACAGGGGAGGATAAAATATTACTTAATGACTTAATTTATGTGATAAGTAAAGGAGAGAAAACCTGCCATATATTAGAAGCGTTTGGGAAAGAAACTAAGCCGATAACAAAAGTCCTAATTGTTGGAGGTGGAATTGTAGGTGTAACTTTGGCCTTTGAATTAGAAAAAAGAGGCATCCAAACTAAAATTATTGAAAAAAACCCTGAACACTGTGCCTATTTAGTAGAAAAATTGGAAAAAACTACGGTTTTAGAAGGTAATGGCACTGACCTAACACTCCTTAGAGAAGAAAATATCCAAGAGCTTGATTATGTGATCACAGTGACCGGAGAGGAAGAACAAAATGTAATGATTTCTTTGTTGGCAAAAGCCTTAGGGGCAAAAAGAACATTAACTCGTATAAATAAAACCAGTTACTTGCCTATAATCTCGGCCATAGGTTTAGATAATATTGTAAGTCCTGCCTTATCTGCAGTGAGTGCTTTACTCAAACATATGTTTCAAAAAAAAGTGCTCTCAGTTATGCCTCTAGGAGAAGACTTACAAGCTATTGAAGTAATGACTACCACGGTTTCTAATATAATTGAAAAACCTCTAAAAAAATTAAAATTTCCTAAAGGAACTATTGTAGGAGCCATTGTAAGAAACAAAAATGTTATTATTCCATCAGGAGAAACTGTAATTCTGCCAGAAGATAGAGTGGTTATTTTTTCTACCACAGAGGCTATACCTAAAGTAGAAAAATTTTGGCGTTAA
- a CDS encoding TrkH family potassium uptake protein: MFQKILEIPKNLSPPAILALSFIILILMGSVLLYLPFAHVGKLSYINSLFTATSAVCVTGLTVVDTGTKFTFWGQLIVLFLIQLGGLGLMTVSTVVLFLLGKSPSIKDRLVLQNSFTYSPTKDILSLVKAILIFTFAAELIGAFILGTYWQHFYPLSKAIFYGIFHAISAFCNAGFSLFTTNLEEFSANYTVVLTIASLFILGGLGFLVIYEIFLCLYAKKTLLSLHAKLTLITNLYLILGGTVLFFFFEKSNVLNGFSLTYKIINSFFQAVTPRTAGFNTLPIAHLTDATLFLLIILMFIGASPGSCGGGIKTTTFALFLSFIKNKLQGREKVHILFRTLPNETVQRAITVVSVSGILVVVCTILLLLTQRYGIPHGAGNGGFLEYLFEVASAFGTVGLSTGKTPTLNSWGKITLSLLMFIGRVGPLTVAHLVKIEKVTPPYQYSEENVMVG; encoded by the coding sequence TTGTTCCAAAAGATTTTAGAAATACCCAAAAACCTATCTCCGCCAGCCATCCTTGCCCTTTCTTTTATTATTTTAATCTTGATGGGCTCGGTATTACTCTATTTACCTTTTGCTCATGTAGGAAAACTTTCTTACATTAATTCTTTATTCACGGCCACTTCTGCTGTATGTGTGACAGGATTGACAGTAGTGGATACCGGGACAAAATTTACTTTCTGGGGACAGTTAATCGTTCTTTTTCTTATCCAATTAGGAGGATTGGGATTAATGACCGTTTCTACTGTGGTTTTATTCCTTCTAGGTAAATCTCCATCTATTAAAGACCGTCTAGTGCTGCAAAATAGCTTCACTTACTCTCCTACTAAAGATATTCTCTCTCTGGTAAAAGCGATTTTAATATTCACCTTTGCTGCTGAATTAATTGGAGCCTTTATTTTAGGAACCTATTGGCAGCATTTCTATCCCTTATCTAAAGCCATTTTTTACGGCATTTTTCATGCCATCTCTGCCTTTTGTAACGCTGGCTTTTCATTATTCACTACCAACTTAGAGGAATTTAGTGCAAACTACACAGTAGTATTGACCATTGCTTCTTTATTTATTCTAGGAGGCTTGGGATTTCTTGTTATTTATGAAATTTTCCTGTGCCTTTATGCCAAAAAAACTCTCCTTTCCCTCCATGCTAAACTCACTCTTATTACCAATCTCTATCTCATCCTAGGAGGAACAGTCTTATTCTTTTTCTTTGAGAAGTCAAATGTCCTCAATGGGTTTTCTCTCACCTATAAGATTATCAATTCCTTTTTTCAGGCGGTAACTCCAAGGACTGCCGGTTTCAATACCTTACCTATTGCCCATTTAACAGATGCCACCTTATTTTTACTAATAATTCTAATGTTTATTGGAGCCTCACCCGGTTCATGTGGTGGAGGAATAAAGACCACTACCTTTGCGCTATTTTTAAGTTTTATTAAAAACAAACTTCAGGGTCGTGAAAAGGTGCATATTTTATTTCGCACCTTACCTAATGAAACTGTGCAAAGGGCCATCACGGTGGTCAGTGTCTCTGGTATTTTAGTAGTGGTTTGCACTATCCTCTTACTTTTAACCCAAAGGTATGGGATCCCTCATGGGGCAGGCAATGGCGGCTTTTTAGAATACCTCTTTGAAGTTGCTTCTGCCTTTGGCACAGTGGGTCTGTCAACGGGGAAAACACCTACTTTGAATAGTTGGGGAAAGATTACCCTCAGCCTACTTATGTTTATTGGCAGAGTGGGTCCCTTGACAGTGGCCCATTTGGTTAAAATAGAAAAAGTAACCCCACCCTATCAATATTCCGAAGAAAATGTTATGGTGGGCTAG
- a CDS encoding Trm112 family protein, producing MPISPELLKILACPKCKGDLRYEKNTPHGEGLICDKCKLFYPIKEEIPIMLIEEAIKIEKSESS from the coding sequence ATGCCTATTAGTCCCGAATTACTTAAAATCTTAGCCTGCCCTAAGTGTAAAGGAGACTTGAGATATGAAAAGAACACTCCTCATGGGGAAGGCCTAATATGTGATAAGTGCAAATTATTTTATCCCATTAAAGAAGAAATTCCTATTATGTTGATAGAGGAAGCCATAAAGATTGAAAAAAGTGAATCCAGTTAA
- the mazG gene encoding nucleoside triphosphate pyrophosphohydrolase has product MAEISKLEQIVASLRGKHGCPWDKKQTSQTLKKYLLEEVYELIEAIEEEKTEEVKEELGDVLFILVFLAHIYKEQGCFDLEKVIDLVSEKMIRRHPHVFGDIRTNDIAEIRARWEEIKDSEKPERNSVLDGISKALPALTLAYKIGEKAAKVGFDWERLEGVLEKVAEETQEFKRALNTNNIEKIKEELGDILFSWVNVARLLKIQPEDALRQTIKKFKRRFKLMENEFKRQGKSIQNASLEEMDAFWEQIKKQDDIS; this is encoded by the coding sequence GTGGCAGAAATATCTAAACTTGAGCAAATTGTGGCCTCATTAAGGGGTAAGCACGGTTGTCCTTGGGATAAAAAACAGACATCTCAGACCCTGAAGAAATATCTTTTAGAAGAAGTTTATGAACTCATTGAGGCCATTGAAGAGGAAAAGACCGAAGAGGTAAAAGAGGAGCTGGGGGATGTGCTTTTTATTTTAGTTTTTTTGGCCCATATTTACAAAGAACAGGGGTGTTTTGATTTAGAAAAAGTAATTGATTTGGTAAGCGAAAAGATGATACGGCGTCATCCTCATGTATTTGGGGATATAAGAACCAACGACATAGCAGAAATCCGTGCCCGTTGGGAGGAAATAAAAGACAGTGAAAAACCAGAACGCAATTCGGTTTTGGATGGTATTTCTAAAGCACTTCCTGCTTTGACTCTTGCGTATAAAATTGGGGAAAAAGCAGCCAAGGTAGGATTTGACTGGGAGAGGTTAGAAGGTGTATTAGAAAAGGTAGCCGAGGAAACGCAGGAGTTTAAAAGGGCGTTAAATACCAACAATATTGAAAAAATAAAGGAAGAATTGGGTGATATTCTTTTCTCTTGGGTAAATGTAGCCAGATTATTGAAGATCCAGCCTGAAGATGCCCTTCGCCAAACTATTAAAAAATTTAAGAGGCGTTTTAAACTTATGGAAAATGAATTCAAAAGACAAGGAAAATCCATTCAAAATGCCTCTTTGGAAGAAATGGATGCATTCTGGGAGCAAATAAAAAAACAAGATGACATTTCTTAA
- a CDS encoding glycosyltransferase family 9 protein produces the protein MRILIVKLSSLGDIIHTLPALHNLKMAYPQAQIDWVTEEVGRELLWGHPYLNRIIVYQRYGWPEKLKKGKWIRAIKEFKAFKHQLGEYHMIFDFQGLLKSAIITFLAKGKEKIGFANGHEGSHIVLTKKFKVDYNQHAVIRYLKLLKLANVPVDLEHIVFPLPFQINSNLGIPSPYIVINPIARWESKMWFQKKWRNLAQRLSVLGYKIVFTGTKKDRNYIHNICHGLSKCINLAGKTSLNTLISLYKKAKLVISIDTGTMHLAAATRTPVIALFGPTAPWRTGPFGKCHTVIYKALPCQPCFKKYCVTKDCLERIEVEEVIEAVRKYQ, from the coding sequence ATGCGTATTCTGATCGTTAAATTAAGCTCTTTAGGAGATATTATCCATACCTTACCTGCTCTTCATAATCTGAAAATGGCTTATCCTCAAGCCCAAATTGATTGGGTTACTGAAGAAGTAGGAAGGGAATTACTTTGGGGACATCCTTATCTTAACAGAATTATTGTCTATCAGCGATATGGCTGGCCAGAGAAGTTAAAGAAGGGAAAGTGGATTAGGGCAATTAAGGAGTTTAAAGCTTTTAAACACCAGCTTGGTGAATACCATATGATTTTTGACTTTCAAGGTTTGTTAAAGAGTGCCATTATCACTTTTCTAGCTAAAGGAAAGGAAAAAATAGGATTTGCCAATGGTCATGAAGGTAGTCATATAGTATTAACCAAAAAATTTAAGGTTGATTATAACCAACATGCAGTCATTAGGTATTTAAAATTGCTAAAATTGGCCAATGTGCCTGTAGACTTAGAGCATATTGTTTTTCCTCTTCCTTTCCAAATAAATTCTAATCTTGGGATTCCATCTCCTTATATTGTTATTAACCCCATCGCCCGCTGGGAAAGTAAGATGTGGTTTCAGAAAAAATGGCGCAACTTGGCCCAAAGACTTTCTGTCTTAGGATATAAAATAGTATTTACCGGCACAAAAAAAGATAGAAATTATATTCATAATATTTGCCATGGGCTTAGTAAATGCATCAATTTAGCAGGGAAAACTTCTTTAAATACCTTGATTTCTCTATACAAAAAGGCTAAACTAGTCATTTCTATAGATACAGGCACTATGCACCTGGCAGCAGCTACTAGGACGCCAGTCATTGCCTTATTTGGCCCTACTGCTCCTTGGCGAACAGGACCATTTGGTAAATGTCACACGGTGATTTATAAGGCACTTCCCTGTCAACCTTGTTTCAAGAAATACTGTGTTACTAAAGACTGCTTGGAAAGAATTGAGGTGGAAGAAGTAATAGAGGCAGTGAGGAAATATCAATGA
- a CDS encoding ABC transporter ATP-binding protein, with the protein MSLIVFKQITKSYQEGLRRKKQVLKGLSLEIKKGEVFGFLGPNGAGKSTTIKILLNFIFPDKGEVRINGQPVSNPQVRKYLGYLPENPYLYDNLSPQELLLFKGRVCGLTAQQIKKRMDEILSRVNLFQVKKRPLRTFSKGMVQRAGFALALINDPEILILDEPFSGLDPLMRYEALELLLSLKQQGKTIFFSSHILNDIERVCDRIGILNQGELVSVDNTENILNKYGSLEKAFLTVTKDHG; encoded by the coding sequence ATGAGCCTTATTGTTTTTAAACAAATCACTAAGTCATATCAGGAAGGTTTGAGGAGAAAGAAACAGGTGCTAAAGGGGCTTTCTTTGGAGATTAAAAAAGGTGAAGTCTTTGGTTTTTTAGGTCCAAATGGAGCCGGCAAGAGCACCACTATAAAGATCTTACTTAATTTTATCTTTCCGGACAAGGGTGAAGTGAGGATAAATGGCCAGCCGGTAAGCAATCCTCAGGTGCGCAAATATCTGGGGTATCTACCGGAAAATCCCTATTTATATGATAATCTCAGTCCTCAAGAATTATTATTATTTAAAGGCAGGGTTTGTGGATTAACCGCACAGCAAATAAAAAAACGCATGGATGAGATACTCTCTAGGGTGAATTTATTCCAGGTAAAAAAAAGGCCCTTAAGGACATTTTCTAAAGGTATGGTCCAAAGAGCAGGATTTGCCCTGGCCCTAATTAATGACCCTGAAATCCTTATCTTAGATGAACCCTTTAGTGGACTTGACCCCCTTATGCGGTATGAGGCTTTAGAACTCCTATTAAGTCTGAAACAGCAAGGAAAAACCATCTTTTTTAGTTCACATATCTTAAATGACATTGAGAGGGTGTGTGACAGAATAGGCATTTTAAATCAGGGTGAATTGGTGTCTGTAGATAATACCGAAAACATTTTAA
- a CDS encoding DUF3568 family protein encodes MRFLKYTMVSFLFFICGCGFLIGAGVGGGAGLAGYKFLEGKLEIEYIAPYERVWQATKLALKDTGIRIERMEKDAINAEIKARKADGKVVTIKIKNKASGMTIVSIRVGIFGDENASLIIKKAIDKRLGIRSKN; translated from the coding sequence ATGCGTTTTTTAAAATACACGATGGTGTCTTTCTTATTCTTTATATGTGGGTGTGGGTTTTTGATAGGAGCAGGCGTAGGTGGAGGAGCAGGACTGGCTGGATATAAGTTTCTTGAAGGTAAATTAGAAATAGAATACATTGCACCTTATGAAAGAGTCTGGCAGGCTACCAAGTTAGCCCTTAAAGATACGGGAATTCGTATAGAAAGAATGGAAAAAGATGCCATTAATGCTGAAATTAAGGCGAGAAAAGCAGACGGTAAAGTAGTTACTATTAAGATTAAAAATAAAGCTAGCGGTATGACTATAGTCTCTATCAGGGTGGGAATCTTTGGTGATGAGAATGCATCTTTAATCATCAAAAAAGCCATAGATAAAAGGCTTGGAATACGTAGTAAAAACTAG
- a CDS encoding D-glycero-alpha-D-manno-heptose-1,7-bisphosphate 7-phosphatase, which translates to MSNQAVFLDRDGTVNEEMGYINHPDRFIILPQVPEAIRLLKKNNFKVILVSNQAGVAKGYFPIELIEEIHQILQERLRKEDATLDAIYYCPHHPQGSVSLYKKDCSCRKPKPGLIYKAQKDFNLAVNKSYVVGDRFKDIELAHNVGAKGILILTGYGKGELRYIAPNHPLKPHFIAQNLYQAAQWIIKDAYSDR; encoded by the coding sequence ATGTCCAATCAGGCAGTGTTTTTAGATAGGGACGGCACTGTTAATGAAGAAATGGGTTATATTAACCATCCCGACAGATTTATCATCTTACCTCAGGTGCCAGAGGCCATTCGATTACTTAAAAAAAATAATTTTAAAGTGATTTTGGTTAGTAATCAAGCTGGTGTAGCTAAAGGATATTTTCCTATAGAGTTAATTGAGGAAATCCATCAGATTCTTCAAGAAAGATTACGCAAAGAGGATGCTACTTTGGACGCTATCTATTATTGTCCACATCATCCCCAAGGCAGTGTATCTTTATATAAAAAAGATTGCTCATGCCGAAAACCTAAACCAGGCTTGATTTATAAAGCCCAAAAAGACTTTAATTTGGCAGTAAATAAATCCTATGTGGTTGGGGATAGATTTAAAGATATAGAACTTGCTCATAATGTAGGGGCTAAAGGAATACTGATATTAACCGGTTATGGGAAAGGAGAATTAAGATACATTGCCCCAAATCATCCCCTGAAACCCCATTTCATAGCCCAGAATTTATACCAGGCCGCCCAATGGATTATAAAGGATGCGTATTCTGATCGTTAA
- a CDS encoding zinc metallopeptidase has translation MFFFDPLYFIILAPAFILSMIAQIWVKSAYTKYSQVFNSRRISGAAAADYMLKTKGITDVKIELASGFLGDHYDPRNKTLRLSADNYNGQSIAAVGVACHEAGHAIQHAYGYAPLKLRTALVPITMLGSNLAWPLLIVGFLFHALSLIKLGILFFSGAVLFQLVTLPVEFDASHRALVAIRETGLLRGEEVTGAKRVLQAAAMTYVAAAAAAILQLIYFLLRAGLLGNRED, from the coding sequence ATGTTCTTTTTTGACCCTTTATATTTTATAATTTTAGCACCAGCCTTTATTTTATCAATGATAGCCCAGATATGGGTAAAAAGTGCCTATACTAAATATTCACAAGTTTTTAATTCACGGCGGATATCAGGGGCAGCGGCGGCTGATTATATGTTGAAGACAAAGGGGATTACTGATGTAAAAATAGAACTAGCTTCTGGTTTCTTGGGTGACCACTATGACCCCAGGAATAAAACCTTAAGATTGTCAGCGGATAATTATAACGGTCAGAGCATTGCTGCGGTAGGAGTTGCCTGTCATGAAGCAGGCCATGCCATTCAACATGCCTATGGTTATGCACCATTGAAGTTACGCACAGCCTTAGTGCCTATAACTATGCTGGGGTCAAATCTAGCTTGGCCTTTACTGATAGTAGGTTTCCTCTTTCATGCGCTTTCTTTAATTAAATTGGGTATTTTATTTTTCTCTGGAGCAGTTCTCTTTCAGTTAGTAACTTTACCTGTAGAGTTTGATGCTAGCCATCGGGCCTTAGTGGCTATTAGAGAGACGGGATTATTGCGTGGAGAAGAAGTAACAGGGGCAAAAAGGGTATTACAGGCAGCTGCTATGACCTATGTGGCTGCTGCTGCAGCGGCCATCTTACAGTTAATTTATTTCTTGTTGAGGGCCGGATTATTAGGGAATCGTGAAGATTAA
- a CDS encoding TrkH family potassium uptake protein → MRLLYVFHLISILAFFLGIAMLAPLLVSIIYKDGSHWAFIKAILLTTFTGSMGYFFLKRHRNAELSHREGIAIVAIGWLAAGIFGALPYIFANVFDSFVNAFFESVSGFTTTGASVLNEIESLSHSILFWRSLTQWLGGMGIIVLSIAILPFLGVGGMQLYKAEAPTLMVDKLRPRISETAKSLWKVYVFISLCEIFLLSTGGMDFFDALCHTFTTMPTGGFSTKNASIAHYKSAYFDGIIIFFMLLAGINFSLHYRVLKGEVRSFFRDTELRFFLFIISVFIILVSFNIYNHYHNILKTIRYASFQVCSIITTTGYTTADFDTWPTLSKIILLTCMFLGACAGSTGGGIKCVRLLLLLKCGYKEIFKLIHPHAVTQIKLGKKAIPSDVISGVIGLFVLYISLFIVFSMSLAAMGMDFISSIAAVAATMGNIGPGLAMVGPVKNYDLVPYFGKWVLILCMLLGRLEIYTIIVLFTPEFWRK, encoded by the coding sequence ATGCGACTCCTTTATGTCTTCCACTTAATATCTATTTTAGCCTTTTTTCTTGGAATTGCTATGCTAGCTCCCTTATTGGTTTCTATCATTTATAAGGATGGAAGCCATTGGGCATTTATCAAAGCTATCCTATTAACTACATTTACTGGTTCAATGGGCTATTTCTTCTTAAAACGCCATAGAAACGCCGAGCTTTCCCATCGGGAAGGCATAGCTATTGTGGCTATAGGATGGCTAGCTGCTGGGATTTTTGGTGCCTTACCCTATATATTCGCCAATGTATTTGATAGCTTTGTCAACGCCTTTTTTGAATCTGTCTCAGGTTTTACTACTACAGGTGCTAGTGTCTTAAATGAGATAGAATCTTTATCCCATAGTATCTTATTTTGGAGGAGTCTAACCCAATGGTTAGGCGGGATGGGTATTATTGTCCTTTCTATAGCCATTTTGCCCTTTCTGGGTGTGGGAGGTATGCAGCTATATAAGGCAGAAGCACCCACGCTGATGGTAGACAAGTTAAGACCAAGAATTTCGGAAACAGCCAAATCTTTATGGAAAGTCTATGTATTCATCTCACTTTGTGAGATTTTCTTATTATCAACCGGCGGTATGGATTTCTTTGATGCATTATGTCATACCTTCACTACGATGCCTACCGGAGGATTTTCCACTAAAAATGCCAGTATTGCTCATTATAAAAGTGCTTATTTTGATGGTATTATAATTTTCTTTATGCTCTTGGCAGGCATAAATTTTTCTCTACATTATCGAGTGTTAAAGGGTGAGGTAAGAAGTTTTTTTAGAGACACAGAGCTTAGATTTTTTTTATTTATAATCAGTGTATTTATCATCCTGGTTAGTTTTAATATATATAACCATTACCATAACATTTTAAAAACCATTCGTTATGCAAGTTTCCAGGTTTGTTCCATAATTACTACCACTGGATATACCACTGCTGATTTTGATACCTGGCCTACTCTATCTAAAATCATTTTATTAACTTGCATGTTTTTAGGAGCTTGCGCAGGCTCTACCGGCGGAGGAATAAAATGTGTACGTCTTTTGTTATTATTGAAATGTGGTTATAAAGAAATATTTAAACTCATTCATCCCCATGCAGTAACCCAAATTAAACTGGGTAAAAAGGCTATACCTTCAGATGTAATAAGTGGGGTAATCGGCCTTTTTGTCCTCTATATATCATTGTTTATTGTTTTTTCTATGTCCCTTGCCGCCATGGGTATGGATTTTATCAGTTCTATAGCAGCGGTAGCGGCTACCATGGGGAATATAGGTCCTGGTTTGGCTATGGTAGGACCGGTAAAAAATTATGATTTAGTGCCTTATTTTGGGAAATGGGTGCTTATTTTATGTATGCTCTTGGGTAGACTGGAGATTTATACTATTATAGTGTTATTCACACCTGAATTTTGGAGAAAGTAG
- a CDS encoding GDP-mannose 4,6-dehydratase — MRCLVTGVAGFIGSHLAEALLKAGYQITGIDCFTEYYSKELKKANLANLRQNRNFNFVEADLLHLDLKSILKKIDWVFHLSAQAGVRASWGKNFEIYIQNNILATQKLLEASKNVKLKGFVYASSSSVYGDTNTLPTPEEVYLQPVSPYGLTKLAGEHLCYLYHKNFDVPTVALRYFTVYGPRQRPDMAFHRFLKAALLGEPIEIYGDGKQTRDFTYISDIIDIHLAVMDHLHPGEVFNIGGGTQTHLNTVVDLISKITGKEIKIIYKPVQKGDVRHTAADITKAQNILGYKPKIKLPEGLEAEWEWIQTIYKKLRG; from the coding sequence ATGAGATGTTTGGTTACCGGGGTAGCTGGCTTTATTGGCTCACACCTAGCAGAGGCATTATTGAAAGCAGGTTACCAAATAACTGGTATAGACTGTTTTACTGAGTATTACTCTAAAGAATTAAAAAAAGCAAATCTGGCCAATTTAAGGCAAAATAGAAATTTCAATTTTGTAGAAGCAGACTTACTTCATTTAGATTTGAAATCCATCTTAAAAAAGATAGACTGGGTATTTCATCTTTCAGCCCAGGCAGGAGTGAGGGCTAGTTGGGGTAAAAATTTTGAAATTTATATTCAAAATAATATCTTGGCTACTCAGAAATTATTAGAAGCTAGTAAGAATGTGAAACTTAAGGGATTTGTTTATGCCTCCTCTTCCTCTGTTTATGGAGATACCAATACTTTACCCACTCCAGAAGAGGTCTATTTGCAACCTGTTTCCCCTTATGGACTCACTAAACTGGCTGGAGAGCATTTGTGCTATCTTTATCATAAAAACTTTGATGTTCCTACAGTAGCTTTAAGATATTTTACTGTCTATGGACCACGTCAAAGGCCAGATATGGCCTTTCATCGTTTTTTAAAAGCAGCTCTTTTAGGAGAACCAATAGAAATTTATGGAGACGGAAAGCAAACAAGAGATTTCACTTATATTTCAGACATTATTGATATCCATCTAGCAGTCATGGATCATCTTCATCCAGGTGAGGTATTTAATATTGGCGGAGGCACTCAAACTCATCTTAACACGGTAGTTGATCTTATCTCCAAAATTACAGGCAAGGAGATAAAGATTATTTATAAGCCTGTGCAAAAAGGCGATGTGCGTCATACTGCCGCTGACATCACCAAGGCACAAAATATTTTGGGTTATAAACCCAAAATAAAATTACCTGAAGGACTGGAAGCAGAGTGGGAATGGATCCAAACTATATATAAAAAATTAAGGGGGTAA
- a CDS encoding CvpA family protein: MNFIDILVFGLIAIFVIIDGIRGFIKSIYFFLFLIIGFWLAGHYTLQGASYLKHWLPPLVAYIGSVVIILLIAVILSYLLGFLLGFIFQTRVFKPLDHLLGVLIGIIKGFVMATIILMILNIFYPLPSKWKHKSYTYPYITKLNQWMVAKVSKRLHLSLEKIGGRNI; encoded by the coding sequence GTGAATTTTATAGATATTTTGGTTTTTGGCTTAATAGCTATTTTTGTAATCATAGACGGGATAAGAGGTTTTATTAAAAGTATCTATTTTTTTCTATTTCTTATTATAGGTTTCTGGCTGGCCGGACATTATACTCTACAAGGAGCTAGTTATTTAAAACACTGGTTACCCCCCCTGGTGGCCTATATAGGGAGTGTAGTAATAATTTTGTTAATTGCTGTTATCCTTTCTTATTTGTTAGGTTTTCTCCTAGGTTTTATTTTTCAAACTAGAGTATTTAAACCATTAGACCACTTATTAGGGGTGTTGATAGGCATTATTAAGGGGTTTGTAATGGCTACTATTATCCTTATGATACTGAATATATTTTATCCACTCCCATCTAAATGGAAACATAAATCTTACACTTATCCTTATATTACCAAACTAAACCAGTGGATGGTGGCAAAGGTTTCTAAAAGACTACACTTATCTTTGGAGAAAATAGGTGGCAGAAATATCTAA
- a CDS encoding FxsA family protein yields the protein MTFLKLFLLFTLVSILELAVIIEVGSRLGVMFTILLILFTAVFGAYFAQTQGWQILIRLQTELSMGQLPSDTLIEGLLILIGGVLLLTPGFITDSLGFLFIFPPTRRRVREKLKAYFRKRLDIEVF from the coding sequence ATGACATTTCTTAAACTTTTTCTCCTTTTTACCTTGGTCAGTATTCTTGAATTGGCAGTTATTATAGAAGTAGGGTCTCGTTTAGGTGTAATGTTTACTATTTTGCTCATTTTATTTACTGCAGTTTTTGGAGCCTATTTTGCCCAAACACAAGGATGGCAAATATTAATCCGCCTTCAAACTGAACTGAGTATGGGTCAGCTTCCAAGTGATACCTTAATAGAGGGTCTTCTTATTCTAATCGGTGGGGTATTACTGCTAACTCCGGGTTTTATTACAGATAGTTTGGGGTTTTTATTCATTTTCCCTCCTACTAGAAGAAGGGTTAGAGAAAAATTAAAGGCATATTTTCGAAAGAGGCTTGATATAGAGGTTTTTTAA